A genomic segment from Ruegeria sp. TM1040 encodes:
- a CDS encoding formimidoylglutamate deiminase: MQTIFAATACLPEGWAKDVRLTIKDGQISRIETGSAPVPGDTRVDVLLPALANLHSHSFQRAMAGRTEFRGAGQDSFWTWRELMYRFLDHLTPDQYEAIAALTFMEMMEAGYASVGEFHYVHHQPGGTAYQSLSELSQRVMAGAQQTGIGLTHLPVLYTYGGAQQQPLTGGQMRFGNDVERFSRLVTEARDAAQELGRDTRVGIAPHSLRATSPEDLAAVLPLAADSPIHIHIAEQPREVAEIKVWLGARPVEWLLGNAPVDNQWCLIHATHMTETETRHMAHSGAVAGLCPITEANLGDGPFNGAHYLREGGRFGVGSDSNVRISLVEELRTLEYSQRLRDLARNVLVPAEGSVGETLYLGAARGGAQALGRDAGRLEIGALADLVAIDCARPALFGLPEHQILDGLCFAADDHSVTDVWAAGRHMVQTGRHIARDSILASYRKAITSLLAEL; this comes from the coding sequence ATGCAGACAATTTTTGCCGCCACCGCGTGTTTGCCTGAGGGCTGGGCGAAGGATGTCCGCCTCACCATCAAGGACGGCCAAATCTCTCGGATCGAGACCGGCTCAGCGCCCGTGCCCGGCGACACGCGCGTCGATGTGCTCTTGCCAGCGCTTGCCAACCTGCATTCACATTCGTTCCAGCGCGCGATGGCGGGCCGCACCGAATTTCGGGGGGCCGGTCAAGACAGTTTCTGGACCTGGCGAGAGCTGATGTATCGCTTTCTCGACCATCTCACCCCCGATCAATACGAGGCCATTGCGGCACTTACATTCATGGAAATGATGGAGGCCGGGTATGCCTCTGTGGGTGAGTTCCACTATGTTCACCATCAGCCGGGCGGTACCGCCTACCAGAGCCTCAGCGAACTCAGTCAACGCGTGATGGCCGGCGCCCAGCAAACCGGCATTGGCCTCACCCATCTGCCGGTGCTCTACACCTACGGAGGCGCACAACAGCAACCACTTACCGGTGGCCAGATGCGCTTTGGCAATGATGTGGAGCGCTTCTCGCGTCTTGTCACCGAAGCCCGCGATGCGGCGCAAGAGCTTGGGCGCGACACGCGTGTCGGTATCGCGCCGCATTCCCTGCGCGCCACCAGCCCCGAGGACCTCGCCGCCGTATTGCCGCTCGCCGCGGACAGCCCCATCCACATCCATATCGCCGAACAGCCCCGCGAAGTGGCCGAGATCAAGGTCTGGCTGGGAGCGCGCCCCGTAGAGTGGCTGCTCGGGAACGCCCCCGTAGACAATCAATGGTGCCTGATCCACGCCACCCACATGACCGAGACCGAAACCCGGCACATGGCCCATTCCGGCGCGGTTGCCGGGCTTTGCCCCATCACCGAGGCAAACCTCGGAGATGGCCCGTTTAACGGCGCGCACTATCTGCGCGAGGGAGGACGCTTTGGTGTGGGATCGGACTCAAATGTACGGATCTCCCTCGTTGAAGAGCTGCGCACGCTGGAATACTCCCAACGCCTTCGGGATCTCGCCCGCAACGTTCTGGTCCCGGCAGAGGGATCTGTCGGTGAAACCCTCTACCTTGGCGCGGCAAGAGGGGGTGCGCAGGCTTTGGGCCGCGATGCCGGTCGGCTCGAGATTGGCGCCCTTGCTGATCTGGTGGCGATTGATTGCGCACGTCCTGCTCTTTTTGGGCTTCCAGAGCATCAAATCCTGGATGGGCTGTGTTTTGCAGCGGATGATCATAGCGTCACCGACGTCTGGGCCGCAGGGCGTCATATGGTACAAACAGGTCGTCACATCGCGCGAGACAGCATTCTTGCCAGCTATCGCAAGGCGATCACGTCTCTTTTGGCGGAACTCTAA
- the hutI gene encoding imidazolonepropionase: MRDTYVLSGARLATMEAEGSYGLVEDGAIAIQGDEILWCGARGALPDTYAACPSTDLNGRLVTPAFIDCHTHIVFGGDRAGEFEMRLEGATYEEVAKAGGGIVSTVTATRAASLDALVTGALPRLDALIAEGVSTVEVKSGYGLDRETELNMLRAARRLAEHRDVTVKTTFLGAHAVPAEYAGRADAYLDEVCLPTLRAAHAEGLVDAVDGFCEGIAFSAAQIAKVFDVAAELGLPVKLHAEQLSHQGGTKLAAERGALSVDHVEYATEADARAMAASGSVAVLLPGAFYTIRETQVPPVAEFRMHGVPMALATDCNPGSSPLTSLLLTLNMGCTLFRLTPEEALAGVTRNAARALGMQDRGRIAPGLRADLAVWDVSRPAELAYRIGFNPLYARVMGGKMEVRT; encoded by the coding sequence ATGCGCGATACATACGTGTTGAGCGGTGCTCGGTTGGCGACCATGGAGGCCGAGGGGTCTTATGGGCTTGTGGAAGACGGGGCGATCGCCATTCAGGGGGATGAAATTCTCTGGTGCGGCGCGCGGGGCGCGCTACCGGACACCTACGCAGCTTGCCCCAGCACCGACCTCAATGGACGTCTGGTCACGCCGGCCTTCATTGATTGTCACACGCACATCGTTTTTGGCGGAGACCGTGCGGGCGAGTTCGAGATGCGCCTCGAGGGGGCAACCTATGAAGAGGTGGCCAAGGCTGGCGGCGGGATTGTGTCGACCGTCACGGCCACGCGTGCCGCAAGCCTGGATGCGCTTGTGACCGGGGCCTTGCCGCGGCTGGATGCACTGATTGCGGAAGGGGTGAGCACGGTAGAAGTCAAATCCGGCTACGGGCTCGACCGCGAGACCGAGCTCAATATGCTGCGCGCGGCGCGTCGTCTGGCTGAGCACAGAGATGTTACGGTCAAAACCACCTTTCTGGGCGCGCATGCAGTCCCTGCAGAGTATGCGGGTCGGGCAGATGCCTATCTTGATGAGGTCTGCCTGCCGACGCTGCGCGCAGCGCATGCCGAGGGGTTGGTCGATGCGGTAGATGGCTTTTGTGAAGGGATCGCTTTTTCGGCGGCGCAGATCGCAAAGGTTTTTGACGTGGCAGCAGAGTTGGGTTTGCCGGTGAAGCTCCATGCCGAACAGCTGTCGCATCAGGGCGGCACCAAATTGGCGGCAGAGCGCGGCGCACTGTCTGTGGATCATGTGGAATACGCCACAGAAGCGGACGCACGGGCAATGGCGGCTTCGGGGTCCGTTGCGGTCCTGTTGCCCGGCGCGTTCTACACAATCCGCGAAACGCAAGTCCCGCCCGTGGCAGAGTTTCGCATGCATGGCGTGCCGATGGCACTGGCGACAGACTGCAACCCCGGATCATCGCCGCTCACGTCGCTTCTGCTGACGCTCAATATGGGCTGCACATTGTTTCGCCTGACCCCGGAAGAGGCGCTTGCGGGTGTGACCCGTAATGCCGCCCGCGCGCTGGGCATGCAGGATCGTGGGCGCATCGCCCCCGGGCTTCGTGCGGATCTGGCGGTCTGGGATGTCTCTCGCCCGGCAGAGCTGGCTTATCGCATTGGTTTCAACCCGCTCTACGCGCGTGTCATGGGCGGCAAAATGGAGGTTCGTACATGA
- a CDS encoding GntR family transcriptional regulator, producing MQQQKKTSFQDVRDEVMRRIEARVWDQGALLPTEADLAEEFGCARATVNRALRELADRGIIDRKRKSGTRVATLPVKQAKLEIATTRRLVEERNATYRYALVSRSLQPAPGWLSSQMGLAINAQVLHMEVMHYADGQPFHFEDRWINIAAVPASETADFSETPPGEWLLAAVPFSNAEVSFFASAADAKIADYMACPPGTALFQMERSTWFQDQPVTFARMSFQPGYRMRSRY from the coding sequence GTGCAACAACAGAAGAAAACCAGCTTTCAGGACGTACGGGACGAAGTCATGCGCCGGATCGAAGCGCGCGTCTGGGACCAGGGGGCGCTCTTGCCAACAGAGGCAGATCTCGCCGAGGAATTTGGCTGCGCCCGTGCGACTGTCAACCGTGCGCTGCGTGAACTTGCAGATCGCGGTATCATCGACCGCAAGCGCAAGAGTGGCACCCGCGTCGCCACGCTGCCTGTCAAGCAGGCCAAGCTCGAGATCGCCACCACGCGGCGCCTCGTCGAAGAGCGCAACGCCACCTACCGCTATGCGCTTGTTTCACGCAGCCTGCAACCCGCTCCGGGCTGGCTCAGTTCCCAGATGGGCTTGGCCATCAATGCGCAGGTTCTCCACATGGAGGTGATGCATTATGCGGATGGCCAGCCCTTTCACTTTGAAGATCGCTGGATCAACATCGCGGCAGTGCCTGCAAGCGAAACTGCTGATTTCTCTGAAACCCCTCCGGGAGAATGGTTGCTGGCGGCGGTCCCGTTCTCCAATGCGGAGGTCAGCTTCTTTGCCAGCGCTGCGGATGCCAAGATTGCGGATTATATGGCCTGCCCACCGGGTACAGCCCTGTTCCAGATGGAGCGTTCCACCTGGTTTCAGGATCAACCCGTGACGTTTGCCCGGATGAGCTTTCAGCCGGGCTACCGGATGCGGAGCCGTTACTGA
- a CDS encoding choice-of-anchor L domain-containing protein, whose amino-acid sequence MPTAQELPIDTTASAEDMAEAIFGNGIEIQSATYTGANGASGIYSGGDSITPGVTPSDTGVILSTGNATDFTNSSGSTDTNTSAGTSTNHGTAGDTDLDAIAGGTTYDAAVFEAEFVPEGSTLTMQFVFSSEEYLEYVNSGFNDAVSVWVNGVEAELVVGDGNIAIDNINDTSNSDLYVDNPADSDLYNTEMDGFTVTLKLTAPVNPGETNHIKIAIADTGDAAYDSNLLIAGDSVQTALVAENDQVLVWEGSSTTVDVLANDAQGSGAQLTITHINNQPVTAGSSVTLANGEIITLNEDGTLEITGQPDVDTDETSVFTYTVADDEGNTDVAFVDLTTTPCFVEGTLIDTTEGPCPVEALEIGMTVVTRDHGAQPLRWIGRSIRTASGNDAPVRIAANTLGQHQEIELSPSHRVLLCSAAAEMLFGQEEVLIPAHHLVNDSTIRRRSDGRRVTYFHLLFDQHEIIRGNGLESESYHPGAASLGGLDAETRAEFFDLMGDSWQSYQNMKRPTLKSYETRALLGAVQ is encoded by the coding sequence ATGCCGACGGCTCAGGAACTACCGATTGATACAACCGCCTCTGCCGAGGACATGGCGGAAGCCATTTTTGGCAATGGCATCGAGATTCAATCCGCGACCTACACCGGCGCTAACGGTGCGTCCGGCATCTACAGCGGCGGTGATTCAATCACGCCGGGTGTGACCCCATCGGACACTGGCGTTATCCTGTCCACTGGCAACGCAACGGATTTCACCAATAGCTCGGGCAGCACGGATACCAATACCTCTGCCGGGACATCCACCAATCACGGAACCGCGGGCGATACGGATCTGGATGCGATCGCAGGTGGAACGACCTATGATGCCGCCGTCTTTGAGGCCGAATTTGTGCCCGAAGGCTCCACACTGACGATGCAGTTCGTCTTTTCCTCCGAAGAGTATCTCGAATACGTCAATTCAGGCTTCAACGATGCGGTGTCGGTCTGGGTCAATGGTGTTGAGGCGGAACTGGTAGTGGGCGATGGCAATATCGCCATCGACAACATCAATGATACGTCCAATTCGGATCTCTACGTCGACAACCCCGCGGACAGTGATCTCTACAACACTGAAATGGACGGGTTTACCGTCACGTTGAAGCTGACAGCGCCGGTCAACCCAGGCGAAACCAACCACATCAAGATTGCCATCGCCGATACAGGAGATGCCGCTTACGATTCCAACCTGCTGATTGCCGGGGACTCGGTGCAGACGGCGTTGGTTGCGGAAAACGATCAGGTGCTGGTCTGGGAGGGCTCATCCACGACCGTTGACGTGCTTGCCAATGATGCGCAAGGGTCAGGCGCTCAGCTCACCATCACACATATCAACAACCAGCCTGTCACGGCTGGCAGTTCGGTGACATTGGCAAATGGCGAAATCATCACCCTCAACGAAGACGGCACCCTCGAGATCACAGGCCAGCCCGACGTGGATACGGATGAGACGTCCGTCTTCACCTACACGGTGGCCGATGATGAAGGAAATACCGACGTTGCTTTTGTCGATCTGACCACCACGCCCTGCTTTGTCGAAGGTACCTTGATCGATACAACCGAAGGCCCGTGCCCGGTCGAGGCGTTGGAAATTGGCATGACCGTCGTGACCCGTGACCACGGTGCTCAGCCGCTGCGCTGGATTGGGCGCAGCATTCGTACGGCGTCGGGCAATGATGCGCCCGTTCGGATTGCCGCAAACACTCTGGGCCAGCACCAGGAGATCGAACTCTCGCCGAGCCATCGAGTGCTATTGTGCTCTGCCGCCGCCGAGATGCTCTTTGGTCAAGAAGAAGTTTTGATCCCGGCGCATCATCTGGTAAATGACAGCACCATCCGGCGTCGCAGTGACGGGCGGCGCGTTACCTATTTCCACCTGCTGTTCGACCAGCATGAAATCATTCGTGGCAATGGGCTTGAGAGTGAGAGCTATCATCCGGGTGCCGCGAGCCTCGGTGGATTGGATGCAGAGACACGGGCGGAGTTCTTCGATCTGATGGGCGACAGCTGGCAGAGCTATCAGAATATGAAACGCCCGACACTCAAATCATATGAGACCCGCGCGTTGCTGGGGGCCGTTCAGTAA
- the hutG gene encoding N-formylglutamate deformylase, with product MIEVTQGSSPLVLGLPHTGTDVPAEVAQHLNDRGQALADTDWHIHDLYAGLVEGVTTVRTPIHRYVIDVNRDPEGVSLYPGQNTTTLVPLTDFDGHPIWQQEPDAAETAHRLETYHVPYHAALEAEMKRVAGLHGFAILYDCHSIRGDIPFLFEGRLPDFNVGTNLGATCAPSIEDMVFQRCQRAEGYTSVLNGRFKGGWTTRHYGRPDQGWHAIQMELAQATYCDEQPPWRYDPVRADRLRGHLTQILTDLTEWRPA from the coding sequence ATGATCGAAGTCACGCAGGGGTCTTCTCCGCTGGTTCTGGGGCTGCCCCATACGGGCACCGATGTTCCGGCCGAGGTGGCACAACATTTGAATGACCGCGGCCAAGCGCTCGCGGATACGGATTGGCATATTCACGACCTCTACGCCGGACTGGTGGAGGGCGTGACAACCGTACGCACGCCGATCCATCGATATGTGATCGATGTGAACCGCGATCCCGAGGGCGTGAGCCTTTATCCCGGACAAAACACCACGACTCTGGTGCCGCTCACCGATTTTGATGGTCATCCAATCTGGCAGCAAGAGCCCGATGCGGCCGAAACGGCCCACCGTCTTGAGACCTATCACGTGCCTTATCACGCGGCACTCGAGGCGGAGATGAAGCGCGTGGCCGGACTCCACGGGTTTGCCATTCTCTATGATTGTCACTCGATCCGTGGCGATATTCCCTTCTTGTTTGAGGGTCGCCTGCCGGATTTTAACGTCGGTACCAATCTCGGCGCGACCTGCGCGCCAAGCATCGAGGATATGGTGTTCCAGCGTTGTCAGCGCGCGGAAGGCTACACATCAGTCTTGAATGGCCGTTTCAAGGGGGGCTGGACCACGCGACATTACGGTCGCCCCGACCAGGGTTGGCATGCCATCCAGATGGAGCTCGCGCAGGCCACCTATTGCGACGAGCAGCCGCCCTGGCGGTATGACCCCGTCCGCGCCGACCGGTTGCGCGGACATCTCACCCAAATCCTCACCGATCTGACCGAATGGAGGCCCGCATGA
- the hutH gene encoding histidine ammonia-lyase: MIEMIPGAVTLDTLERIWRHGTPARLADSARAGVEAAAAMVAEAAAGEVPVYGINTGFGKLASTKIAPEDTATLQRNLILSHSCGVGEPLAEDKTRLMMVLKLLSLGRGASGVRWAVIEQIQEMLARGVTPVVPSQGSVGASGDLAPLAHMTAAMIGEGEATIDGVRLPGAEALRRAGLEPIVLGPKEGLGLINGTQFSTACALTGLFEALEMARASMAIASLTTDAIMGSTAPLVADIHSLRGHAGQMEVAATMRDIMAGSEIRESHREGDTRVQDPYCIRCQPQVVGAALDVLRMAARTLEIEANAVTDNPLVLVEAGQIVSGGNFHAEYVGFAADQIALAVAEIGAIAQRRVALMVDPTLSHDLPPFLTPNPGLNSGFMIAEVTTAALMSENKHLANPCVTDSTPTSANQEDHVSMAAHGALRLAKMNANLSVILGVEMLCAAQGVEARAPLKTSSRLQNLLDMLRGEIPSLGEDRYLAPEIETASAMVRAGRVAQAAGVEVST; encoded by the coding sequence ATGATCGAGATGATCCCGGGCGCCGTGACGCTCGACACTTTGGAACGGATCTGGCGTCACGGCACGCCTGCACGTCTGGCCGATAGCGCGCGTGCAGGTGTCGAGGCCGCTGCCGCGATGGTGGCAGAGGCCGCAGCGGGTGAAGTGCCCGTTTATGGCATCAACACTGGTTTTGGCAAACTTGCGTCGACCAAGATCGCGCCGGAGGATACTGCGACCCTGCAGCGCAACCTGATCCTGAGCCATTCTTGCGGTGTGGGCGAGCCGCTGGCCGAAGACAAAACCCGGTTGATGATGGTGCTGAAGCTGTTGTCGCTGGGTCGGGGCGCCTCCGGGGTGCGCTGGGCTGTCATTGAGCAGATCCAAGAGATGCTGGCACGCGGGGTGACACCTGTTGTGCCGTCGCAAGGGTCCGTTGGCGCCTCTGGTGATCTTGCCCCGCTTGCCCACATGACTGCGGCCATGATCGGCGAAGGCGAGGCAACAATCGACGGCGTGCGCCTGCCTGGTGCCGAAGCCTTGAGGCGTGCCGGGTTGGAGCCGATTGTGCTGGGCCCGAAAGAAGGGCTTGGCCTGATAAATGGCACGCAGTTTTCCACCGCTTGCGCGCTCACCGGGTTGTTTGAGGCCCTGGAGATGGCGCGGGCCTCCATGGCGATCGCGTCTTTGACAACCGACGCTATCATGGGCTCTACCGCGCCTTTGGTGGCGGATATTCACAGCTTGCGCGGCCATGCTGGGCAGATGGAGGTCGCGGCAACGATGCGCGACATCATGGCGGGCTCGGAAATTCGCGAGAGCCACCGTGAGGGCGACACCCGCGTGCAGGATCCCTATTGCATCCGCTGCCAGCCTCAGGTGGTGGGCGCCGCGCTTGATGTGCTGCGCATGGCGGCGCGCACGCTTGAAATCGAGGCGAACGCGGTCACCGACAATCCGTTGGTACTGGTGGAGGCGGGGCAGATCGTCTCCGGGGGCAACTTCCATGCCGAATATGTGGGCTTTGCGGCAGATCAGATCGCGCTCGCCGTGGCTGAGATCGGCGCGATTGCGCAGCGCCGGGTTGCGCTGATGGTGGATCCTACCCTGAGCCACGACCTACCACCGTTCCTGACGCCGAACCCCGGCCTCAACTCGGGATTCATGATTGCCGAAGTCACGACTGCGGCGCTCATGAGCGAAAACAAACATCTGGCCAACCCCTGCGTTACGGATTCCACACCGACCTCCGCCAACCAAGAGGACCACGTCTCTATGGCGGCGCACGGTGCGCTGCGGCTGGCGAAAATGAACGCAAACCTGTCGGTGATCCTTGGGGTCGAGATGCTTTGCGCGGCGCAGGGGGTCGAGGCGCGCGCGCCGCTCAAGACCTCTAGCCGCTTGCAGAACCTGCTCGACATGCTGCGCGGCGAGATCCCGAGCCTTGGCGAGGACCGCTATCTTGCGCCGGAAATCGAAACCGCCAGCGCGATGGTGCGGGCAGGCCGCGTGGCGCAGGCCGCAGGCGTGGAGGTCAGCACATGA
- a CDS encoding HutD/Ves family protein produces the protein MRFDAAEIRPAPWKNGGGTTRELAVGQDVSGQIWRLSLAEIAREGPFSSFAGQWRIHTIISGQGLRLMGTEETLEALPLAPLEFDGGIALDAQFIEGPCRAVNLIYDPRHLAATAEVRNGSLRAQRGDLVFVIRGALTLGGKNFVAGQGAAVEAPARAEVEGTVLHFEIRVPPKET, from the coding sequence ATGCGCTTTGACGCTGCTGAGATCAGACCGGCGCCATGGAAAAACGGCGGAGGAACGACCCGCGAGCTTGCAGTAGGCCAGGATGTGAGCGGACAGATCTGGCGTTTGAGCCTCGCAGAGATTGCGCGCGAGGGCCCGTTTTCTTCCTTTGCGGGCCAATGGCGCATTCACACCATCATATCGGGACAGGGGCTGCGGCTGATGGGCACTGAGGAAACGCTTGAGGCCCTGCCGCTTGCGCCCTTGGAGTTTGACGGTGGGATCGCGCTTGATGCGCAGTTTATTGAGGGGCCATGTCGCGCGGTCAATCTGATCTATGATCCTCGGCACCTCGCAGCCACAGCAGAGGTGCGCAATGGGTCCTTACGGGCGCAGCGCGGCGATTTGGTCTTTGTGATCAGGGGGGCGCTGACCCTCGGTGGTAAAAATTTTGTCGCCGGGCAGGGGGCCGCGGTAGAAGCACCAGCCCGAGCAGAGGTCGAGGGCACGGTGCTTCATTTCGAGATTAGAGTTCCGCCAAAAGAGACGTGA